Proteins encoded in a region of the Sphingopyxis sp. OAS728 genome:
- a CDS encoding APC family permease has translation MTDLQPHNERPGQKLGLLMCIALGMGNMIGSGVFLLPRDLAPLGWNAVIGWGVSIAGTLCLAVVFARLAKRLPEGCAAFTYAASAFGPGTGFIVAWSYWISCWTVVATLAVAAISNMSILMPWLGEKGALPAWIAIGCIWFFTLVNLAGVRRAGGAQLLTLGLKLIPVVGAVLVGVWALGTGAAPPPTMAGTEPISLSGVSSAATLTLFALLGFESACVVSDRVKDPERTIPRATIIAAAATGLLYLLSCTTVTLMVPVDVLHQSNAAYATFFSRLVSPEAGQVVALFAAIAALGALNGFVLLQGDIPRDLAHRRLLPQAFARDNKFASPWITQLVSSGLASIIVYANYSRGLADLFAFMVKVTTSTAIILYIVGAAAAFWLERRGAIKMSTGFAAATIIGFLYSAWAFYGAGLEASLWSLVMTAAGLPIYLLMRRSAPPSTPFGGEEAAVA, from the coding sequence GTGACCGATTTGCAACCACACAACGAAAGGCCGGGCCAAAAGCTCGGCCTTTTGATGTGCATCGCGCTCGGCATGGGCAATATGATCGGGTCGGGCGTGTTCCTGCTGCCGCGCGATCTGGCGCCGCTCGGCTGGAATGCCGTCATCGGTTGGGGCGTGTCGATCGCGGGCACGCTGTGTCTTGCGGTCGTGTTCGCGCGCCTCGCCAAGCGCCTGCCTGAGGGCTGCGCCGCCTTCACCTATGCCGCCTCCGCCTTCGGGCCCGGAACGGGCTTTATCGTCGCGTGGAGTTACTGGATCAGCTGCTGGACCGTCGTCGCGACGCTCGCGGTGGCGGCGATCAGCAACATGTCGATCCTGATGCCGTGGCTCGGCGAAAAGGGCGCCCTGCCCGCGTGGATCGCGATCGGCTGCATCTGGTTCTTCACGCTCGTCAACCTCGCCGGCGTGCGCCGTGCGGGCGGGGCGCAATTGCTGACGCTCGGGCTCAAGCTGATCCCCGTGGTCGGCGCGGTGCTCGTTGGCGTCTGGGCGCTCGGCACCGGCGCGGCGCCGCCGCCGACGATGGCGGGCACCGAACCGATCAGCCTGTCGGGCGTCAGTTCGGCGGCGACGCTGACCTTGTTCGCATTGCTCGGCTTCGAAAGCGCCTGCGTCGTCAGCGACCGCGTGAAAGACCCCGAACGCACGATCCCGCGCGCGACGATCATCGCCGCCGCGGCGACGGGGCTGCTCTACCTCCTGTCGTGCACGACGGTGACGCTGATGGTCCCCGTCGATGTGCTGCATCAGTCGAACGCAGCCTATGCGACCTTCTTTTCGCGGCTGGTCAGCCCCGAGGCGGGGCAGGTCGTCGCGCTGTTCGCCGCGATCGCGGCGCTCGGCGCGCTCAACGGCTTCGTGCTGCTGCAAGGCGACATTCCGCGCGACCTCGCGCACCGGCGCCTACTCCCGCAGGCGTTCGCACGCGATAACAAGTTCGCTTCGCCTTGGATCACCCAGCTCGTGTCGAGCGGGCTCGCAAGCATCATCGTCTACGCCAATTATTCGCGCGGGCTCGCCGACCTCTTCGCCTTCATGGTCAAGGTCACGACCTCGACCGCGATCATCCTCTATATCGTCGGCGCTGCCGCGGCCTTCTGGCTCGAACGCCGCGGTGCGATCAAGATGTCGACGGGCTTTGCCGCCGCGACGATCATCGGCTTCCTCTACAGCGCCTGGGCCTTTTACGGCGCCGGGCTCGAGGCAAGCCTGTGGAGTCTCGTGATGACCGCCGCAGGCTTGCCGATCTATTTGCTCATGCGGCGTTCAGCGCCCCCCTCAACGCCATTTGGGGGCGAAGAGGCCGCGGTCGCGTAG